The sequence below is a genomic window from Mycobacteroides abscessus ATCC 19977.
GGTGGCACTGGCCGACACCCGTGGCGACATCGAGGGGCCGCAGGGCGTTCGGCTGGAAAATGGAACTCGGCTGCACGATCTGAAGGCCGTTGTTCTTGCCGTCGGACATGTGCCGGCCGGGCTGCGCCCCAGCGAGGCACGGGCTGCCTCGCTGGCCCGTATCCACGGATTGACCTACGTGACGCCGGCCAATCCCGCCGATATCGACTTATCTGCCATCAAACCGGGTGAGCCGGTGGCGGTACGTGGACTGGGCCTGAACTTCTTCGATTACATGGCTCTGCTGACGGTGGGCCGCGGCGGAAGGTTCGTGCGGGCGGGCGCCCGCCTCGTGTACCAGCCTTCGGGCCAGGAACCCGTCTTGTACGCCAGCTCGCGGCGCGGCATCCCGTACCACGCGCGCGGGGAGAATCAGAAGGGATCGGCCGGTCGTTACTTCCCACGGCTACTCACCGTGGAGCGTATCAACCGGATGCGCGAGGATCTGGGTGCTCTGCTGCAGTTCCGCCGCGACCTCTGGCCGCTCATCGCGCGTGAGGTGGAATGTGTCTACTACGAGCGGCATCTGGCCCAGCGTGGAGTTTCCGTCGAGGAATTCGCCGAGTGCTACCTCAATGCGGCACCGGAGGAGCTGCCGTCCATCCTGTCCGAACATGGTCTGGTCGATATTGCCTGGAAATGGGACGATCTCGATCGCCCATGGGGTGATCGCAGGTTCACCGGCCCCGATGATTTCACCGCCTGGATCCTGGCACACCTGCGCGCCGATGTCGTCATGGCGAGGGAGGGCAATGTCGACGGGCCGGTCAAGGCCGCGCTGGACGTGCTGCGCGACTTACGCAATGAGATCCGCCTCGCGGTGGACCACGGTGGCCTGGACGGAAAGTCGTACCGGGACGAGTTGGAGAGCTGGTACACGCCGCTGAATGCCTTCTTGTCCATAGGTCCTCCGGCGCAGCGGATCGAGGAGATCATCGCGCTGGTGGAGGCGGGCGTCATGCATTTGGTGGGGCCGCAGATGCAGGTGCGCTTCGACACCCAAGATCCGGCGGTGGTGGTTGAGTCGCCGCTGGTGCCGGGGTCGGCGGTGCGTACGCGCAGTCTCATCGAGGCACGATTGCACGAACCCGACCTGCGCCGCAGTAACGATCCGCTGCTGATCTTCCTGCAGGAGACTGGGCAGTGCCGCCAGTACGAGATTCCGACGGGAGACAACAAGACTTACCAGACAAGGGGATTGGCGGTTACCGCGCGCCCGTACCGATTGATCGGTGCCGATGGGCGGGCGCATCCGCGCCGGTTCGCCTATGGGGTTCCCACCGAATCCGTGCACTGGGTGACGGCGGCGGGTATCAGGCCCGGCGTGGATTCGGTGACACTGGGTGACGCCGACGCTATTGCTCGTGCCGCCCTGGCGAGTGCGCCCACTGCGGCTGCGGATGTGGGCGATCACGGGGTGCTGGTGTGAGCGGTTACGTGGACACCGGGCTGCTGTCTCCGGTCAGCGCGGGGACAGCAGCTGAGGCGGAACTGAGCGATGCGGCGTGGTTACAGGCCATGCTCGACGCAGAGGCCGCGCTGGCCGCTGCCCAGGCGGACATCGGTGTACTGCCGAGGGCGGCGGCAGATGTCATCGCCAGGGCGGCAGCCGGGCACGGCATCGACGTCCGTGCGGTGGCGCTGTCGGCGCGGGAGACGGCCAACCCCGTCGTCGGGCTGATCAAAGAACTGTCCCGCGCCGTGGATGAGATCGAGCCGAGTGCAACAGATTACGTGCATCGCGGATCAACCAGTCAGGATATTCTCGATACCGGCGCGATGATTGTGGCCAAGCGGGTGCTGGGGATCGTCGCGACGGATCTGGGGTACACGGCCGATGCCCTGGCAGAGCTGGCGGGCGCGCATAGCGGCACCGTGATGGCGGCCCGCACGCTGGCGATGCAGGCCGTACCGACGACGTTCGGGCTCAAGGCGTCCGGATGGCGTCAGCTGATCTTGGAGGCACGCGCGCGTGTGGTCGCGCTGGCGGATGCGCTGCCGGTATCTCTTGGTGGGGCGGCCGGAACTCTTGCCGGATACCTGGAATATGCGGGGCAGCACGGAGCCGATCCGGCAGTGTTCGTCGAGAAGCTGAACGCGGCATTCGCACACAGGACAGGGCTGGCCGCGTCCGGCCTGCCGTGGCATGCGCTGCGTACTCCGATAGCGGATATCGGCAGTACGACGGCATTTGTGACGGGTGCACTCGGGAAGTTCGCGGTCGATGTGCTGACGTTGAGCCGCACCGAGATTGCCGAGGTGGCGGAGCCGGCTCCGCCGGGGCGTGGGGTGTCCTCGGCTATGCCACATAAGCGTAATCCGGTGTTGGCGACAATGATCCGGTCGGCAGCGCTGCAAGTCCCGTCCCTGAGCGTTGTGCTGACGCAGTCGTTGATGAGCGAGGACGAGCGGTCGGCCGGAGGCTGGCATGCGGAATGGCTGGTGCTGCGGGAGTGTTTGCGTCTCGCCGGGGGTGCGGCACAGACCGCGGTCGAGCTGAGCCGGGGGCTACAGGTGCGTGCCGACCGCATGGCGGAGAACCTTGCGCTGCTCGGCGGTCAGCCGTCGGCGGAGCGACTGGCGGCGGCGCTCGCGCCGCGGCTGGGCAAAGGCCCGGCAAAGGCCGTGGTCACCAACGTGGTGGATCAGGTGATTGCACGTGGCCTGAGTTTGCGCGAGGCGACTCGGGCGCGACCCGAGATCATCGCGTGGTTGAGCGAGGCCGAGATCGATGAACTGCTGGACCCTGCCACCTACACAGGAGCAGCAGGTCAGCTTGTTGAGGAGGCCTTGACGCACCTCTCC
It includes:
- a CDS encoding FAD/NAD(P)-binding protein, which encodes MSDHQICIIGAGPRGLAVLERLCANERHAPSADRIVVHVVDPYSPGAGSVWRTDQSWHLLMNTVASQITVFTDDSVAIDGPIEPGPTLYEWAQSLALLGDPSHSGPRAIEEARTLRPNSYPTRALYGHYLSDSFARVVGWAPEHVTVRVHRSRAVALADTRGDIEGPQGVRLENGTRLHDLKAVVLAVGHVPAGLRPSEARAASLARIHGLTYVTPANPADIDLSAIKPGEPVAVRGLGLNFFDYMALLTVGRGGRFVRAGARLVYQPSGQEPVLYASSRRGIPYHARGENQKGSAGRYFPRLLTVERINRMREDLGALLQFRRDLWPLIAREVECVYYERHLAQRGVSVEEFAECYLNAAPEELPSILSEHGLVDIAWKWDDLDRPWGDRRFTGPDDFTAWILAHLRADVVMAREGNVDGPVKAALDVLRDLRNEIRLAVDHGGLDGKSYRDELESWYTPLNAFLSIGPPAQRIEEIIALVEAGVMHLVGPQMQVRFDTQDPAVVVESPLVPGSAVRTRSLIEARLHEPDLRRSNDPLLIFLQETGQCRQYEIPTGDNKTYQTRGLAVTARPYRLIGADGRAHPRRFAYGVPTESVHWVTAAGIRPGVDSVTLGDADAIARAALASAPTAAADVGDHGVLV
- a CDS encoding lyase family protein yields the protein MSGYVDTGLLSPVSAGTAAEAELSDAAWLQAMLDAEAALAAAQADIGVLPRAAADVIARAAAGHGIDVRAVALSARETANPVVGLIKELSRAVDEIEPSATDYVHRGSTSQDILDTGAMIVAKRVLGIVATDLGYTADALAELAGAHSGTVMAARTLAMQAVPTTFGLKASGWRQLILEARARVVALADALPVSLGGAAGTLAGYLEYAGQHGADPAVFVEKLNAAFAHRTGLAASGLPWHALRTPIADIGSTTAFVTGALGKFAVDVLTLSRTEIAEVAEPAPPGRGVSSAMPHKRNPVLATMIRSAALQVPSLSVVLTQSLMSEDERSAGGWHAEWLVLRECLRLAGGAAQTAVELSRGLQVRADRMAENLALLGGQPSAERLAAALAPRLGKGPAKAVVTNVVDQVIARGLSLREATRARPEIIAWLSEAEIDELLDPATYTGAAGQLVEEALTHLS